CCACTAAACTCTTGTTCTTTGTATAGGTAAAAGAGATGTCCCAACGAATTCCTTTTTTGGAATCAACAGGCGTCAAACGCAACAATGCTTCTATCCCTTTGTTTGAGAATTTACCAGCGTTGATCACTTTTCCAAGATAGCCTGAAGAAGCAGGGAATGGAGCAGTGAAAATTTGTCCATCACTCACATTATCATAATAATCCGCTGTAATCCCAACGCGATCATTGAAGAATGCAAGATCAACTCCGATTTCAATTGCACGGGTAAATTCCGGTTTGAGATCAGGGTTGGAAACCACATCACCCAGGGTATATCCGGCAACACCATTCACCGGGAAATTCAGGAGAGAATTTGCATGTCCATCCGTGATATTCGGAGCCTGATATGTATTGGTCAGAACATAAGGCGCAGCTGCTTTACCAACTTTCGCGTAGCTGGCCATGATCTTACCAAAGTTAAATGTGTTGGTACTGATTTTGAAAGCGTCAGTAAAGACAAACGAAGCATTCACGCTCGGATAAAAGAAGGAATTGTTTTTAACAGGCAAAGTGGATGACCAATCGTTACGTCCTGTCAATCCAAGAAAGAGGTAATTGTTGTATGACAAATCAATGCTGCCATATACTCCATACAAACGATCAAGTATCAAAGTATTGCCAACTGTTGGAGCACCCTGAGCATTTGCAAGATTATAAAATCCGGGAACTACCAACGCGTTGGCGGTAGAGATTTGTCCGGTTGTACGTTTTTCACGGACGTTGTGCCCCAAAAGTACATTCATGTAAATTTTATCCGTCAATTTTTTCTTCGCGTTCACCATGAGATCAGAGTTGATTTCGCGGCTGGTGTAATTCGTCACTTCATATCTTCCCGGAGAAGTGCCTGCTCCTTGTATATCATTTGGTGAACCCGGAGTAAAGGCGATGATCGCGTTGATCTCCTCACGGTTATCATCATAAAAATCAGTACCGATACGATAGCTTACATCAAGCCAGTCGTTCGCTTTATAACCCAACATCACATTGCCAATTACGTGATCCACATTGTTCTGATATGAATTTTCATTCAAAGCAAAATAAGGATTGGTCGTATAGGGACTATAGAAATTATCCAGATTGTTGTATGGCGCAGTGTAGTCTTTCAAATCCTGTAAATTGATATCACGGGGAGTTTGAATGATGTCTTCCCATGCCGACAAACTTGTTTGCTGTCCCTGTATGGAGAGATCTCCCTTCGATTTGATATAATATACAGAAGCAGAACTGTTGAATCTATTAGCGAGTTGTGTTGTACCGGAAACTTTGAAAGAAGTACGATTGTACTCTGTACCTGGCATAATACCAAACTGTTTTACATTTCCAATCGACATATAGTATGTAGATTTCTCTCCACCCCCTGAAAGCGAAAGATCATTGGTATAAGTTCTTCCCAAATCAAAGAAATCTTTCACATTATCCTTTACAGCTGAATATGGTTTGCTCAATTGAACACCATTTACAGTATTTCCCCATGGTAAAACTTCTCCATTCAGAGGAGCACCCCAGCTTGTATTCTCGCGAAGGTCCGGTTGTTTGAAAAGACCTTGTCCATATTCATTCTGAAACTCTGGCAACTTCAATGGAGATTCAAATGAGA
Above is a window of Bacteroidota bacterium DNA encoding:
- a CDS encoding SusC/RagA family TonB-linked outer membrane protein, translating into MKKIFTWLILICLISTGTVFAQSRTITGKVTSKEDGMTIPGVSVVVKGTLIGTVTDINGVYSIDVPASGKILTFSSLGMKSKEVPVPTGSTFDLVMESDVLKLDEVVVTANAIQREKRSLGYAVTSVGGEELTKGRDRSVLNSLQGKVAGVQISNGSGSVGSSTRVVIRGGTSFLGNNQPLYVVDGIPIDNASYETGDNLNRQVDAGSRANDINPEDIESVTVLKGPAAAALYGSRASNGAVMITTKTGKNLKKGSEKNAEMSFTSGISFESPLKLPEFQNEYGQGLFKQPDLRENTSWGAPLNGEVLPWGNTVNGVQLSKPYSAVKDNVKDFFDLGRTYTNDLSLSGGGEKSTYYMSIGNVKQFGIMPGTEYNRTSFKVSGTTQLANRFNSSASVYYIKSKGDLSIQGQQTSLSAWEDIIQTPRDINLQDLKDYTAPYNNLDNFYSPYTTNPYFALNENSYQNNVDHVIGNVMLGYKANDWLDVSYRIGTDFYDDNREEINAIIAFTPGSPNDIQGAGTSPGRYEVTNYTSREINSDLMVNAKKKLTDKIYMNVLLGHNVREKRTTGQISTANALVVPGFYNLANAQGAPTVGNTLILDRLYGVYGSIDLSYNNYLFLGLTGRNDWSSTLPVKNNSFFYPSVNASFVFTDAFKISTNTFNFGKIMASYAKVGKAAAPYVLTNTYQAPNITDGHANSLLNFPVNGVAGYTLGDVVSNPDLKPEFTRAIEIGVDLAFFNDRVGITADYYDNVSDGQIFTAPFPASSGYLGKVINAGKFSNKGIEALLRLTPVDSKKGIRWDISFTYTKNKSLVEDIYPGLDQISLNIGQAPFSANPGNSFTGGAIVLQEGQPYGSLLMTSFERDPNGNVVVDPNTGYPIIAAEDQIRGNIQPDYLAGMTNKLTYKSFSFGFTFDVRKGGMMFSRTKSTMTFAGTDPITTYGDREPFVIPGSVVQNADGSYSANTTPVQDVLTYWANFVSSTGGENLIDASYIKLRELSLSYSIPTKLIRKSPFSAIVFSVSGRNLWIKTHKDNHYIDPEASSFGNGNAQGFEYGTLPSVKSIGANVRLTF